The segment ggccgggcggggcccaagtgtccggggggggccccaggtgtccgggggggatgcccaggcaggggccgggcagggcccaggcgtccgggggggccccaggtgtccgggggggacccaggcgtgcAGGGGGAtgcccaggcaggggccgggcggggcccaggtgtccgggggggacccaggcaggggccgggcagggcccaggcgtgcgggggGGCCACGGAGGCGtgtgcgggggggtggggggtgggggggggcgcacCTCTCTCCATGAGGGTGTTGAAGAGGGAGGCGTTGGAGAAGAAGAAGAGGTAGCCGAAGGTCTGCGAGACGAGGTCGGGGTGCAGCTGGCAGTCGCGCGTCAGCTCCAGGGTGGCGGCGTAGATGGCCAGGGTGGGCCGCAGCCCCTCGGGCATGCTGCCCAGGTCCGGGGCGGCGCTGGGCTCGCCCCCCCCCGAGAAGGGGTTGCTCTCCAGCAGGGCGGGCAGGGCCGAGTAGAGGGTCTGCGGGGGGGAGGCGGCAAGGGGggggtgagcggggggggggccgccgcgccgggggggggccgcgccgcctcaCCTTGGTCAGGTAGTAGACGCACTGCTGGAAGGTGGACATGATGACCTCGTCCAGCGCCGCCATGGCCTCGTCGCAGGCCTCCAGGTCGCCGGCCAGCAGGGCGTCGTGGCAGGCGCCTGGGGGCGCGAgggggcggtggggccgggcgctgcgccccccccccctccccggcgcgccccccggcgcccccgcctcACCCTcgggctccagctccagctccagctccttctccagctccagcacccgGCCCTGCGCCAGGTTGAGCAGCTCCATGGCGTTGGCCAGCCACAGCATGAGGGGCCGCAGGTCGGCCGCCACCTCGGCGATGCTCAGCGCCTCCGGGGCCTTGTCCTGCTGGCTGCGGCGGGACCGGCGTCACCCCCCGGCCCCGAGGGCACGGCGTCCCCTTGGCCCCGGGGGGATGCCACCACCACGTCCCCGGGCTGGGGGAGACGCCACCGCCACGTCCCCGGGCTGAGAGAtgtcacccccgtgtccccgggctgggggggaCGTCACCGCCACGTCCCCGGGGCTGAGAGAtgtcacccccgtgtccccgggctgggggggaCGTCACCGCCACGTCCCCGGGGCTGAGAGAtgtcacccccgtgtccccgggctgggggggaCGTCACCGCCACGTCCCCGGGGCTGAGAGAtgtcacccccgtgtccccgggctgggggggaCGTCACCGCCACGTCCCCGGGGCTGAGAGAtgtcacccccgtgtccccgggctgggggggaCGTCACCGCCACGTCCCTGGGGCTGAGAGAtgtcacccccgtgtccccgggctgggggggaCGTCACCGCCACGTCCCTGGGGCTGAGAGAtgtcacccccgtgtccccgggctgggggggaCGTCACCGCCACGTCCCCGGGGCTGAGAGAcgtcacccccgtgtccccgggcTGGGGGAGACGCCACCGCCACGTCCCTGGGGCTGAGAGATGTCACCCCTGGGTCCCCGGGCCGGGGGAGACGCCACCGCCACGTCCCTGGGGCTGAGAGATGTCACCCCTGGGTCCCCGGGCTGGGGGAGACGTCACTGTCGTGTCCCTGGGGCTGAGAGATGTCACCCctgtgtccctgggctgggggggacgtcacccccgtgtccctgggctgggggaGACGCCACCGCCACGTCCCCGGGCTGGGGGAGACGCCACCGCCATGTCCCCGGGGCCAAGGGGGACGCCACCGCCACATCCCCAGGCTGAGAGATGTCACCCCTGGGTCCCCGGGCTGGGGGAGACGTCACCGCCAcatccccggggccgggggggacaccaCCGCCACAtccccggggccgagggagacgCCACCGTCGTGTCCCCAGGCTGAGAGATGTCACCCCCGGgtccccgggctgggggggaCGTCACCGTCGTGTCCCCGGGGCCAGGGGAGACGCCACCGCCACGTCCCCGGGCTGAGAGATGTCACCCCTgggtccccggggccgggggggacgccACCGCCACGTCCCCGGGCTGAGAGATGTCACCCCTgggtccccggggccgggggggacgccACCGCCacgtccccggggccgggggggacgtCACCGCCACGTCCCCGGGCTGCTGGGAAACGTCACCGCGACATCCCCGGGCTGAGTGATgtcacccccacacccccaggCTGAAGGGAGACGTCACCGTGACATCCCCGGGCTGAGAGATGTCACCCCCGTGCCCCCAggcagggggggggggaacgtcaCCGTGATGTCCCCGGGCCAGAGAGGGGGGAACATCACCGCGATAGCcctgggcggaggggaggcgtcACCCCCACGTCCCGAGGCTGAAGGGGGACGTCACCGCgacgcccgcggcgggccggggcgcgggcggaCGGCGCGGCGGCGACACTCACTTCTCCGGCTGCCGGTCGCTGATCTCCTTGATCTTCTCCTGGGGGGCAGAGAGAAGGGGCCgtgagggggcgggcgggcgcccccggggccggagccccccgccgcggcgcggcccctcaCCCAGACGGCCTCCTTGACGAGGCGGGCGACGCGGGAGAGCAGCGCGGGGAAGTGGGCCGGCTCGAGGGCGCGGGCGGCGTGCTCCAGGCAGAGGCCCAGCAGGAAGGCGggcgccagccccgcgccggggccggcctgCAGGCGCACGATCTCCCGCAGCagcgcctcctcctcctggggCCGGAAGCGCAGCTCGGGCCGCCGGCTCTCCAGGTAGGCGCGCAGGGCCTCGTGGCGCTCCTGCGGCGAGCGCCCGCAGCTCGGGCAGGCCAGGGCGCCGGCCAGGcccggcgagggccgggccgggggcagccaggggggccgggccggggggccgcccgcccgcgggtcCTTGTACACCAGCAGCACGTGCTGGCCCAGGCCCAGCAGGTCGCCGGGGCTCAGCGGGGCCTGGCGCAGCAGCGGGGCCCCGTTGTGGGTGACGGCGGCGCCGCGGAAGGGCCGCACCAGGGCCGGCTCGCCCGCCCGCACCAGGCAGTGCCGCGGCAGGATGTCGGGGGCCTCGAGGAAGGTGTCCacggcgcagcccccggcccccttctcgggcggcccccggcgctcGGCGCGCCCGAAGACGTGGCGCGGCCGCGTCATCACGTAGATGACGAAGTCCTGGGCGAGGGGAGAGGGgcgtgaggcgggggggggggaagggggggccgccccgcgccccgtcccgtcccccccccccaccccgcgcaccTGGGGGCCGtagccctgcagcagcaggaagtAGGGGTGCCGGCGGGGCGGCTGGATGAGGCACTGCGAGAGCTGCTCCAGGCCGTCGTCGCCCtcggccggctcggcggcggcggcggcggcggggggctcggccggcggctcgtcggcggcgccggggggcggcccggcctcgccCGCCGCCACGCTCAGCACCGTCTTGCGCTCCCGCCGCTTCTTGGCGCTGAGGTTCATGTCGCTGATGCTGCGCCGCAGCGAGAGGTTGTCGGCGCGCTCCTtgggcggcgccgggccccccgAGGCCGCCCGCGAGCGGCTCTTCTGCAGGCGGCGGGCCTGCGCGGCGGCGCCTGCGGGGAGAGCGGGtgagcggcggcgcgggccggggcgggccgggcgcgggcgcggggcctcACCGGCGGGCTCGTCGTCCTCGGCCTCGCAGGCCCGCTCCACCTCCTGCCGGCGGCGGATCTCGAAGCGCCGCGAGCAGCCGGCCTTGGGCTTCCAGACGTCCTGCAGCACCAGGGGCCGCTCGGCGTCGCCCACCGGGCGCAGGTGCTCGGCCTGCCAGGCGCCGCCG is part of the Struthio camelus isolate bStrCam1 unplaced genomic scaffold, bStrCam1.hap1 HAP1_SCAFFOLD_82, whole genome shotgun sequence genome and harbors:
- the RASIP1 gene encoding ras-interacting protein 1 — translated: MFPEERKEGSPRFGKLHFPVGLWINSPKKRLAKMSRRWPSVGSVKSTSSDTASRGSETVELRPPGKSKAARHKRLSNLFHRSASAGGAVGAAGGAGGRWASEKKLAELVDPVPEDLAELCGQRQLPGVLKIFGGDISRGANYKSVLATPRSTARQLVREALERYGLAPEEGAPDDYVLCDVVGRAEGPGGAWQAEHLRPVGDAERPLVLQDVWKPKAGCSRRFEIRRRQEVERACEAEDDEPAGAAAQARRLQKSRSRAASGGPAPPKERADNLSLRRSISDMNLSAKKRRERKTVLSVAAGEAGPPPGAADEPPAEPPAAAAAAEPAEGDDGLEQLSQCLIQPPRRHPYFLLLQGYGPQDFVIYVMTRPRHVFGRAERRGPPEKGAGGCAVDTFLEAPDILPRHCLVRAGEPALVRPFRGAAVTHNGAPLLRQAPLSPGDLLGLGQHVLLVYKDPRAGGPPARPPWLPPARPSPGLAGALACPSCGRSPQERHEALRAYLESRRPELRFRPQEEEALLREIVRLQAGPGAGLAPAFLLGLCLEHAARALEPAHFPALLSRVARLVKEAVWEKIKEISDRQPENQQDKAPEALSIAEVAADLRPLMLWLANAMELLNLAQGRVLELEKELELELEPEGACHDALLAGDLEACDEAMAALDEVIMSTFQQCVYYLTKTLYSALPALLESNPFSGGGEPSAAPDLGSMPEGLRPTLAIYAATLELTRDCQLHPDLVSQTFGYLFFFSNASLFNTLMERGSAAPFFQWARAVRIRTNLDLVLDWLQGVGLGDIAAEFFRKLSATANLLCTPKSSLSKATWARLRGEYPALTPAQLHHVLSHYHLGLGRAYPEGWSPPAEEREQIAAGDIFESFTEHPPLIVPGEGFRLRLGEAVSDEALHRPLCRLRRFLWELEQGSLPANQRAAYGLEGAA